The nucleotide window CAGAGGTCAAGGACAACTTCATCGGCGTCGGCACCTCCATGAGTGACTCCACCCGCGCCGCCTTGCGGGTGGATCAAGCCATGAACGATTTCGTGCAGCGATACCAGATACAGTCATGGGCCACCAACTATGTCCACTCCGTCCGCTTCGCCTTCCCTGACGGCGGAGCTAAGGTGGAGACCAAGGTGGTCAGCACACAGTACGGCCTACTGCACCACGTACGTCTAGCACAGGGGCGCTGGCTGCGGGGGGACGATGCTGACGACGCCTCCCCAACACTCGTCGTCTCCGAGGGCTTCCTGAAGCGCTTGGGCTTCACAGAGCTGACCAAACCCATCACCGTGACCTCCTGGACCCCCACCCGGACCACCTACACGATCGTGGGAGTCCTCAAGCCTGACCCGCAGAGCAATGGTCCCTGCTATGACAGCCAGGGAAATCCGATCGCGTGTGTTCCGCCTTTGGAGGCTTACACCCTGAACACTGCTTTTGAGCGGTGGTTGCCAGCTGATGTTGAGCGGTCTGCCCCCACCTTGGAGGTGTGGGCAGGTAAGGGCGCAGACCAGCAGTTGCTGTCCCTAGCCAAGAAGGACCTCGGCAGCGTGTTCGGGCGGCAAACGGTGCAGGCGGAGTCCAATGCCCAATCAGGTTTTAACGCATCTGCCAGTGGCTTCACCCGGGTGGTGACGATCGCTGGGGTGTTCGTCATGATTCTGGGGGCCTTGGGGCTGATAAACATCTCCATGGTGACCGTCAAGCAACGTATCCACGAGATCGGGGTGCGGCGAGCGTTTGGTGCCACTAACAAGCGAGTGTTCTTCTCCATCATGCTGGAGTCGGTGGTCGCCACAGTTGTGGCTGGCGTGGTGGGTATCGCTATCGCCATCGTGGGTCTGCGATACGTCCCCTTGGAGTCGCTGATTGGCGTGCCAATCTACAAGACCACGCCCTTCCCCATGTCGGCAGCCTTTATTGGCATGGTCGCTGCGGCAGGTGTGGGGGCAGCAGCTGGCGTGATCCCAGCGATGGTGGCAGTGAGAATCCGCCCAATCGACGCGATCCGCTACTAGCCTACCTGGACCTGCCGCAGGCTGTCCGACACCTCACCCCGGCCCTGACGCCCACACCATCTTCAACCACCTACCTGGTTACTGAAAAGGTCCAGGTTAGGTCTGGTTGGGGGTTTTGATTGAGTC belongs to Actinomyces trachealis and includes:
- a CDS encoding ABC transporter permease, which encodes MYRFLSSLSAPVAGLVGAVTEAWTQLRIGKLRVLLSLVGVAVAVACMTLVLAIGKITVSAINDEVEKYSGRPGTVTVNVNASGSGQQSEPQDAGPAGPDTYPAGASREPQRSGAAANGPSLAASPEVKDNFIGVGTSMSDSTRAALRVDQAMNDFVQRYQIQSWATNYVHSVRFAFPDGGAKVETKVVSTQYGLLHHVRLAQGRWLRGDDADDASPTLVVSEGFLKRLGFTELTKPITVTSWTPTRTTYTIVGVLKPDPQSNGPCYDSQGNPIACVPPLEAYTLNTAFERWLPADVERSAPTLEVWAGKGADQQLLSLAKKDLGSVFGRQTVQAESNAQSGFNASASGFTRVVTIAGVFVMILGALGLINISMVTVKQRIHEIGVRRAFGATNKRVFFSIMLESVVATVVAGVVGIAIAIVGLRYVPLESLIGVPIYKTTPFPMSAAFIGMVAAAGVGAAAGVIPAMVAVRIRPIDAIRY